TTATCATCTTTAATTTTATTTTCTTCTTCTGACATAATTTCATGAGATATACATTTATAAAATGGATGCCAATCAAATAATTTTCTATAATCCATTTTGTATGAAAACATACCTGGGTAATGATGATATTTTTTTTCAATTGGAGTTTCAGAAAAAAAATCGTGTATAATAATAAAACCTGAATCTTTTAAAACTCTATCAGCTTCTTTTGCAATTAAAAAAAGATCACTTCGATCACAAAGATATAAGCAAAATCCAAACACCACAAAGTCAAACTTTTTATTTTCGAAATTAAGAATATCAGCTGTTCCCTTAATTGCTTTAACCCCTTTATTATTTGCAAGTGCGATTGCTTTTTCAGACGGATCTATACCATAACAATTTAATTTATAATTTTTAGAAATCCAATGTAATCGTTTTCCTTCTCCACAACCAATTTCAAGCAATTGTTGATTTTCCATATTTTTCTTTTTATTTAAAAGATTTGACAAAATATTAATAATTGGATCTTGTGATCCCATCACACGATTTTGTATGGCTAAATGATTTCTATCAAACCAAGCATTACCTTCTTGCTCTAAAAAAATTTCTTTTTGTTTCTTCTTCATATATTTTTTAATACTGAAGCTAAAGATTGCAAAACAAAATCCTGCTGTTGATATGAAAGAGAGGGGTATATTGGGAGGCTAATTGATTCTCTATAAAATTTTTCTGCTTCAGGAAAATCTTCTTTTTTAAATCCTAAATTCTCATAATATGGATGACGGTGAACTGGAATATAATGAACATTTACTGCTATACCATTTTTCCTAAGTGTATCATAAATTTTTTTTTGTATTTCAGTGTTTTTATTTTCTTTAAAACAAGCAGAATAAAGATGAAAACTTGAATAAAACCCTGGAAGCTGTTTTTGTGTTTTAATTGATAAACTCTCAAATTCTTTGTTGTATCTTTTTGCAATGTTATGACGTTTTGTGATATAGTGGTCTAATCTTTTTATTTGACTCAATCCTAATGCAGCTTGAATATCATTCATTCGATAATTAAAGCCCAATTCGATTTGTTGGTAATTCCAAATTTCATTTTTAGGGCGTTGATGCATTGTCCCCTTATCGTATGTTATTCCATGAACTCTAAGTCTATACATTTTATCTGCAAGATCCTTCTTATTTGTAAGTGCCATACCACCCTCGCCAGTAGTTATTATTTTAACTGGATGGAAACTAAATACTGTTATATCGCTATGAACACATGATCCTACCTTAATTTCATTATATGATGCACCGATTGCGTGTGAGGCGTCTTCAATAATTTTAAAACCAAACTTTTTTGATAATTTATGTATAGCTTCCATTTCACTAGGTTGACCAGCAAAATGAACTGGTATTATAATTTTGGGTAATTTTCCTTTTTTTTCTGCTACTTTTAATTTTTCTGATAATGCTTCAACATTAATGTTGAAAGTATCCGGATTTATATCTACAAAATCTACACCCGCACCACAGTATCTAGCACAATTTGCACTAGCAACAAAGGTATTCGGTGAAGTCCATAAGTAATCACCTTTTTCCAGTCCTAAGGCTAGACATGCGATGTGCAAAGCACTAGTTGCGCTATTAACAGCGACTGCATAAGAGGCCCCACAATAATTTGCAACCACTTTTTCAAATTTTGGAACTACTGGTCCTTGGGTTAAAAAATCAGACTTTAATACTTTCTCAACTTCATCTATATCACTATCTGTAATTTCTTGACGACCGTAAGGTATCATTTATTAAATATTGTCTATAAATTTTTTGTTAGCATTAATCCAATCGTTAAGTTCTTCAATACTCATCCAGTCTGAATTATTATCACTACTATAAACAAAACCTGATGGGACTTTTTTACCTTTTTTTATCCGCGTTTTATCTTTATCCCAATCATTTATTTGAGGTAAAATTTTGTAATAATTAGAATATTCATAAGTATATTCAGAGTCTTCAACACTAATCATCTGCTCATGAAGTTTTTCACCAGGTCTTATGCCAATAATTTTATGTTTTGCTGTTGGTGCTATTGCACTTGCAATATCTATGACTTTTATTGATGGGATTTTTTTGACATATATCTCGCCACCAATCATGTCTTCAAATGCATGCCAAACAAGCTCTACACCTTGCTCAAGTGAAATCATAAAACGTGTCATTCGTTTATCAGTAATGGTCAATTCATTTTGATCTCTAGTTGATAAAAAAAATGGAATTACAGAACCTCTTGATCCCATAACATTACCATAACGAACAACAGCAAAAGATGTTTGTGTACCAGCTGCATAAGAAGAGTTACTTGCTATAAATAGTTTGTCAGATGCTAATTTACTCGCACCATAAAGATTTATTGGGCTGCTTGCCTTATCTGTTGAAAGAGCTACTACACGTTTTACACCTTGATCAATACAAACATCAATCAAGTTCATTGCGCCATTTACATTTGTTTTTATACACTCAAAAGGATTATACTCTGCTGTAGAAACTATTTTTGTTGCTGCAGCGTGCACAACGTACTCCACACCATTTAGTGCTCTACGAAGACGATCTTTATCACGTACATCACCAATAAAAAAGCCAACTCTTTTATCATCTTTAAAATGTTTTTGCATTTCCCACTGCTTCATTTCATCACGTGAAAATATTATTAAACGCTTTGGATTAAATTTTTTTAATGTAAGTGGAACAAATGACTTACCAAAAGAGCCTGTACCACCAGTAATTAAAATTGATGAATTTTTTAACATTTTGTATTATTTTAATTTTATAGTTTTAACTCAAAAATAATCCTCAGTATTTATAAATTTATTGAATTTTACTTTAACTTGAAATTTCCTTCTTTCTATTATGCAAATGCTATCACAATTATCAACAGTACTCAAACAGTGAGCTATTATTATAATATTTAAATTATTCATAAAATAATGTTTAATTTTGATCTTGAAATGTTAAAAAATTTAATAATTTTTTAAGTTTTGTTTTGTTCCTTTAGAAAACTTTTATAAGTTTTAATAATACCCTCCTCTAAGTGAACTTTTGGTTTAAAACCAATTTGATTAATTAAATGACTATCAACTAATTTTCTTGGACTTCCATCAGGCTTGCTTTTATCAAATTTAATTTTACCATTATACCCAACGACTTTTTTAATCATTTTAGAAAGTTCCATAATAGTTAACTCAAGTCCACTACCCACGTTGATGTGACTACATCTAGGTTTGCTATATTTTTCATATATTTGTTTATCTACATTCATTATTTGGATAGATGCAGAAACCATATCATCAACAAAAAGAAATTCTCTTTTAACAGCGCCTGTGCCCCAAATACTCACATTTGGTAAATTTTTAATTTTCGCTTGATGAAAACGATAAATTAATCCAGGTATAACATGACTATTTTTAGGATCAAAGTTATCACCTGGTCCATAAAGATTGGTTGGCATAAGACTACGATAGTCAATTTCATGACTTTTACCAAATTGTCGATTGTAACTTTCGCAAAGTTTAATACCAGCTATTTTAGCAATTGCATAAGGCTCGTTAGTTGGCTCTAGTAACCCGGTTAGTAGTTCATTTTCTTTCATAGGCTGATTTGCTTTTTTTGGATAAATACAACTAGATCCTAAAAATAATAATTTTTTTACTCCACTCACAAATGAGCTATGAATTATATTATTTTGTATCATTAAGTTTTGATAAATAAATTCTGCTGGATAAGTATTATTTGCATGAATACCTCCTACTCTTGCCGCCGCTAAATACACTTGATCGATTTTTTGTTTTTTAAAGAAATTTTCAACATCTGTTTGTTTAATTAGATTTAAATCTTTTTTATCTATTGTAATTAATTCTACGTTTCTTTTTTTTTTTAAAACACGAACTAAACCTGATCCGACCATTCCTTTGTGACCAGCTATATATATTTTAAGTTTAGTCATTTTTATTTATAAAAATATTGAGAAAGAATTAACTATTAGTAAGTTGCTCATTTTTTGCTATTTTCAAATCTTCTTCAACCATTTCTTGAACTAAATTTTCAAAAGAAATTTTAGCAACCCAATTTAATTTTTTTTTTGCTTTTGTTGGATCACCTAATAAATTTTCTACTTCAGAAGGTCTAAAATACCTTGGGTCTACTTTTACTACTTCTTTACCATTTAAAATTCCTTTTTCGTTTATACCTTTTCCTTTCCATTCAAAGGCCATATTTAAATTCTTTGCTGCTAAATTTATGAAATCTTTAACTGAATATTGTTTTCCTGTTGCAATAACAAAATCATCTGGTTCTTTTTGTTGAAGCATTAACCACTGGGCCTCTACATAATCTTTTGCATGCCCCCAATCTCTTAAAGCATTTAAATTACCCAAATATAAATTTTTTTGTAAACCTAATTTTATTCTAGCTAAACCTCTTGTTATTTTTCTTGTTACAAAAGTTTCCCCTCTTACAGGTGATTCATGATTAAATAGAATTCCATTACAAGCATAGATGCCATAAGCTTCTCTATAATTAACTGTAATCCAATAAGCATATAATTTTGCAACTCCATAAGGACTTCTTGGGTGAAAAGGAGTATTTTCATTTTGAGGCACCTCTTTTACTAAACCATATAATTCAGATGTTGATGCTTGATAAAATTTTGTTTTTTTTTCTAACTTAAGAATACGAATAGCTTCTAAAATTCTTAGTGCTCCTAAAGCATCAGAATTAGCTGTATATTCTGGCTGTTCAAACGAAACTGCTACATGACTTTGAGCTGCTAAATTATAAATTTCGTCAGGTTGTACCTCTTGAATAATCCTGGTTAAAGAAGTTGAGTCTGTTAAGTCCCCGTGATGTAAAATAAATTTTCGATGACTTTCAAACGGGTCTTGATATAAATGATCTATTCGATCTGTATTAATTAATGAAGTTCTTCTTTTTATGCCATGTACCTCATAATCTTTATTTAGTAAAAATTCTGCCAGATAAGACCCGTCTTGTCCTGTCACACCAGTTATAAGAGCTTTTTTCATATAATTTATTTCATTAAGTATCATCTATATAAAAAAAATTCCATAGATTTAGAGCTTATATTTTATATTAAAGGAAATCGTTAACATTTAATCTTCAATTTTTTTAATTTATCTATAAGAAATATTTAACTTAAATATTAAAATTTAATTATTTCAAAATTTTACTGAATATATTAATTTCGACTATTAACATTGATAGTTTTATTTAACTTTTTTGATAAGAACTTTCTATGAGAAGCTATATTATAAAATCATATAAAAATTAAACAAACTTTTTAATGTAAATTTATTTATTAAATTTTTTTTTTAATAAATAACTTCAAGAAGAAATAACAGACAATATATAATAAATATAAACTAAAATGAATTTTTTACATTTTCTCGAAATTGACTATCTAGATCAATCAATTCGTTAAAATTACCTTGTGCTTTAAGCTTACCTCTCTCTAAAACATAAATTTGATCACATCTTTTGACTGTACTCAAACGGTGAGCGATTATTATAATAGTAATATCCTTTCTAAGATTATTAATTGCATCCATTACAATTTTTTCAGTTGTGCCATCTAGAGCACTTGTTGCTTCATCAAAAATTAAGACTTTTGGGTCATGATATAAAGCTCGTGCAATTCCAATACGTTGACGTTGTCCACCTGATAATCTAATTCCACGTTCACCAATTGTAGTTTGGTATTTCTTTGGCAATTCATCTATTATAAATTCATGCAAACTTGCAATCTTGGAAGCTCTTTCAACAGCTAGTTGATCAATATCTTTGTGATCTATACCAAAAGCAATATTAGCAGCAACTGTATCGTCGGATAAATAAATATCTTGTGGAACAAAACCTATATAACGTTGCCAAGACTTTGTATTAAATTTTGTAATCAATTTACCGTCAATTTCCAAAGATCCATTTTGAGGTTCCAGTAATCCTAAAATAATATCAATTAATGTAGTTTTACCACTACCAGTAGCGCCTACCAATCCTACTGTAGAATTTATAGGAATGTTTATATTTATATTTTTTAAAGCTTTTATTGAAGAATTTGGATAGTTATAATCAACACTTTTTAGATTAATTGTTTTATTAAAATCTAAAATACTCTCACTCTGTTTTTCATCATGAGATTGAAGGTTTCTAAGATCATTATTTAATTCATCGATTGAAGGACCAACAAAAGTAAGCTGGGTAAAGCAAGAATACATCATTTGTAATGCTGGTAATAGACGATATCCAGCAAAAACATACACACTTATAATAGGTAAAGCATTGTTAAAACTGCCCGTATCAGACATGCTATAAAGTATTATTAATAAAACACCACCAAAACCTATACTCTCTAAAAAGAATCTAGGTATTTGAGCTATAGAAGAGACATAAGCCTGGGTTAAAGCAAAGATTTTGGAAGAAATAGAAAAATTATTAATATAGGTTTGCTCTAATCCTCCAACTTTAATTTCTTTTACTGCACCAAAGGCCTCACTAACAGCGGTAAAACGTAATTGATTATTTTTTAATGAGTCTTTTCCAATCTTTTTAAGATATTTATTTACAGAATAATAAATTAGCACATAAATTATGCTAAGTGAAAGACCAACTATTAAAGCAAGTTTTGGGTCAATTATAATCAATAAAATAATAATCGCAATCGTAACTGAGCTTTTGGCAATTAAATCCATCAAATTTGATAAACCTCTACCAGCTATTTTACCTGACTCAGATAAAATGCTTTTTCCAAGATCAGCACTATGACGACTTAAAAACCAGCTGTAAGGCTGATGCAAATATCCCTCTACAAGACGTCTACCTATGCTGTGCTCCATTAAAAAAATAAATCGAAGTTGTATGTAAGTTACAATGGCTCTGAAAATTAGTGTAAAAATTAAAATAAAAAATAACAAGACACCCAAAAAAAACATGAACTCTTGAGTATTTTGAACTCCAAATATACTTGATGCTTGAAACATATATTTTAAAAAATAGTTTGTTTCAACAATACTGGGGTTTGTTAGAACTGCTATGAAAGGCATTATAGATGCTACACCTACCATATCTAAAAATGCTAATATCAAGATCATTATTACTAATAAACTAGCTTTTTTTTTTTCTTGAGTGGAAAGTAGAAATAATAATTTCTTAAATGTTTGCATTAAATGAATATAGAGTTGTAATATGTTTTTATAAATTTTCTCATAGCTGTTTTTATATATTTAATTTTTTATTTTGCTATTTGCTAAAAAATCCACAATTGAAAGAAGCCAAGTATGATGAGTCATTTCTATCAAATTATAATTTTTGCTATTTAACCATAAATTTATATGTCCAATTTTTCTCACTTTGTTATTTTTATCAAAACCTGTCAGTGTAACAACCTTACATCCAATTTTTTTTGCAAACTTTGCACCATTTATAATATTTTTAGATTGTCCACTGCTACTTATACAAATAAGAAGATCACCTTTATCTGCATAAAAAAATATTGCTCTTTGAACCCAATTTTCATAACCATAATCATTTGAAAAGCAGGTTAATAGATCAGCTTCATTAAAATTTATTGCTCTTATTTTTGATACTTTTGTTAAATCAACACTTACGTGGCTTGCCATAGCAGCACTACCACCATTTCCTACTAAAATAACTTTTTTCTTTTTCTTTTTAATTTCTCTAATAATTTGAACAATTTTATAAAAATCTTTTTCATTATAATTTGAAAGAATCTTTGAAAATTGATTAAAATAATTTTTAAAATAATTTTTTTTCATAATAGATATATATATAGGTAAAATTTATTTTTATATAAAATATTTAATAATAAAATATTAGCCAAAATAAGATGAATATAGAAAAATATTTATTTTTGAATTACAAGTAAAAAAATTAATAAATATTGTGAATTATGAATTAAAACTATAATTTAATTAAATGAAATTAAAAATTATTTGTTTTGATATCGATAACGTTATTTGCAAAACAAACACTAAAGATTACTCAAAGTCAGTACCAATAAAAAAAAACATTAAAGTTATTAATGAAGCATATGAGAATGGATTTAATATTATATTGTATACTGCGAGATATATGGGTAGGTACAATGGAAATGTATCAAAAGTAAAAAAACACATAAAGTCTTTTACATTAAATCAATTAGAAAAATGGGGTGTGAAGTATCATAAAATTTATTTTGGAAAACCAAGTTTTGATTTATTTATTGATGATAAATCTTTATTTTTTAAAAAAAATTGGACAAAGTTATTAAAAAAAAAATTAAATATTAAATAAATATTTTAATTAAAATCTAATTAATAAATAGAGTGAACCAATTATTTTAAAAAAGTATTTACTTGGTTAAGATTTCTAATGGTTCCAATATCTTGAAAAAATTTTTTAGTTTTATAAACATAGATATAATCTTTTATAAAAGGAATTATGTCATTTGAAAAATCTTTAGCATCACTAAAATTATCAACAATAATTTTTAGCATTTCAGGAGAAATCACATAAGTTGCTCCATTCGCTAAATTT
Above is a genomic segment from Candidatus Pelagibacter sp. FZCC0015 containing:
- the pseB gene encoding UDP-N-acetylglucosamine 4,6-dehydratase (inverting) — encoded protein: MLKNSSILITGGTGSFGKSFVPLTLKKFNPKRLIIFSRDEMKQWEMQKHFKDDKRVGFFIGDVRDKDRLRRALNGVEYVVHAAATKIVSTAEYNPFECIKTNVNGAMNLIDVCIDQGVKRVVALSTDKASSPINLYGASKLASDKLFIASNSSYAAGTQTSFAVVRYGNVMGSRGSVIPFFLSTRDQNELTITDKRMTRFMISLEQGVELVWHAFEDMIGGEIYVKKIPSIKVIDIASAIAPTAKHKIIGIRPGEKLHEQMISVEDSEYTYEYSNYYKILPQINDWDKDKTRIKKGKKVPSGFVYSSDNNSDWMSIEELNDWINANKKFIDNI
- a CDS encoding phosphoheptose isomerase; protein product: MKLKIICFDIDNVICKTNTKDYSKSVPIKKNIKVINEAYENGFNIILYTARYMGRYNGNVSKVKKHIKSFTLNQLEKWGVKYHKIYFGKPSFDLFIDDKSLFFKKNWTKLLKKKLNIK
- the gmd gene encoding GDP-mannose 4,6-dehydratase, which gives rise to MKKALITGVTGQDGSYLAEFLLNKDYEVHGIKRRTSLINTDRIDHLYQDPFESHRKFILHHGDLTDSTSLTRIIQEVQPDEIYNLAAQSHVAVSFEQPEYTANSDALGALRILEAIRILKLEKKTKFYQASTSELYGLVKEVPQNENTPFHPRSPYGVAKLYAYWITVNYREAYGIYACNGILFNHESPVRGETFVTRKITRGLARIKLGLQKNLYLGNLNALRDWGHAKDYVEAQWLMLQQKEPDDFVIATGKQYSVKDFINLAAKNLNMAFEWKGKGINEKGILNGKEVVKVDPRYFRPSEVENLLGDPTKAKKKLNWVAKISFENLVQEMVEEDLKIAKNEQLTNS
- the pseC gene encoding UDP-4-amino-4,6-dideoxy-N-acetyl-beta-L-altrosamine transaminase, yielding MIPYGRQEITDSDIDEVEKVLKSDFLTQGPVVPKFEKVVANYCGASYAVAVNSATSALHIACLALGLEKGDYLWTSPNTFVASANCARYCGAGVDFVDINPDTFNINVEALSEKLKVAEKKGKLPKIIIPVHFAGQPSEMEAIHKLSKKFGFKIIEDASHAIGASYNEIKVGSCVHSDITVFSFHPVKIITTGEGGMALTNKKDLADKMYRLRVHGITYDKGTMHQRPKNEIWNYQQIELGFNYRMNDIQAALGLSQIKRLDHYITKRHNIAKRYNKEFESLSIKTQKQLPGFYSSFHLYSACFKENKNTEIQKKIYDTLRKNGIAVNVHYIPVHRHPYYENLGFKKEDFPEAEKFYRESISLPIYPSLSYQQQDFVLQSLASVLKNI
- a CDS encoding GDP-L-fucose synthase family protein encodes the protein MTKLKIYIAGHKGMVGSGLVRVLKKKRNVELITIDKKDLNLIKQTDVENFFKKQKIDQVYLAAARVGGIHANNTYPAEFIYQNLMIQNNIIHSSFVSGVKKLLFLGSSCIYPKKANQPMKENELLTGLLEPTNEPYAIAKIAGIKLCESYNRQFGKSHEIDYRSLMPTNLYGPGDNFDPKNSHVIPGLIYRFHQAKIKNLPNVSIWGTGAVKREFLFVDDMVSASIQIMNVDKQIYEKYSKPRCSHINVGSGLELTIMELSKMIKKVVGYNGKIKFDKSKPDGSPRKLVDSHLINQIGFKPKVHLEEGIIKTYKSFLKEQNKT
- a CDS encoding ABC transporter ATP-binding protein produces the protein MQTFKKLLFLLSTQEKKKASLLVIMILILAFLDMVGVASIMPFIAVLTNPSIVETNYFLKYMFQASSIFGVQNTQEFMFFLGVLLFFILIFTLIFRAIVTYIQLRFIFLMEHSIGRRLVEGYLHQPYSWFLSRHSADLGKSILSESGKIAGRGLSNLMDLIAKSSVTIAIIILLIIIDPKLALIVGLSLSIIYVLIYYSVNKYLKKIGKDSLKNNQLRFTAVSEAFGAVKEIKVGGLEQTYINNFSISSKIFALTQAYVSSIAQIPRFFLESIGFGGVLLIILYSMSDTGSFNNALPIISVYVFAGYRLLPALQMMYSCFTQLTFVGPSIDELNNDLRNLQSHDEKQSESILDFNKTINLKSVDYNYPNSSIKALKNININIPINSTVGLVGATGSGKTTLIDIILGLLEPQNGSLEIDGKLITKFNTKSWQRYIGFVPQDIYLSDDTVAANIAFGIDHKDIDQLAVERASKIASLHEFIIDELPKKYQTTIGERGIRLSGGQRQRIGIARALYHDPKVLIFDEATSALDGTTEKIVMDAINNLRKDITIIIIAHRLSTVKRCDQIYVLERGKLKAQGNFNELIDLDSQFRENVKNSF
- a CDS encoding class I SAM-dependent methyltransferase encodes the protein MKKKQKEIFLEQEGNAWFDRNHLAIQNRVMGSQDPIINILSNLLNKKKNMENQQLLEIGCGEGKRLHWISKNYKLNCYGIDPSEKAIALANNKGVKAIKGTADILNFENKKFDFVVFGFCLYLCDRSDLFLIAKEADRVLKDSGFIIIHDFFSETPIEKKYHHYPGMFSYKMDYRKLFDWHPFYKCISHEIMSEEENKIKDDKDKLRATSVLRKQSFYE
- a CDS encoding SIS domain-containing protein; the encoded protein is MKKNYFKNYFNQFSKILSNYNEKDFYKIVQIIREIKKKKKKVILVGNGGSAAMASHVSVDLTKVSKIRAINFNEADLLTCFSNDYGYENWVQRAIFFYADKGDLLICISSSGQSKNIINGAKFAKKIGCKVVTLTGFDKNNKVRKIGHINLWLNSKNYNLIEMTHHTWLLSIVDFLANSKIKN